A region of Paenibacillus sp. JNUCC-31 DNA encodes the following proteins:
- a CDS encoding helix-turn-helix domain-containing protein: MTREVRTVVFDADLQLEAYQFEGIMQKFPNHFHDYYVIGFIEQGKRHLVCNNEEYILNTGDMIIFNPHDPHACEQVDGRTLDYRCINIQPEVMCQYVQEITGRDYLPRFTSPVLYQSEHVASLHELHQMILEEQSDFHREELLLFLLEQLLREYADAEPPVSAQDVTIEIRRICEYIESHYMECITLNQLAELTGMSKYHLLRVFTRQKGISPYRYLETIRINQAKKLLEQGELPIEVAAQTGFSDQSHFTNFFKKLIGLTPKQYRRIFNHEAVSKRAADHMS, from the coding sequence GTGACTCGCGAAGTACGAACCGTCGTATTCGATGCCGATTTACAGCTTGAAGCCTACCAATTCGAAGGCATTATGCAGAAATTCCCGAATCATTTTCATGACTATTACGTCATTGGATTTATTGAACAGGGCAAGCGCCATCTCGTATGTAATAACGAAGAATATATCCTGAACACTGGAGACATGATTATCTTTAATCCGCATGATCCCCATGCCTGCGAGCAGGTGGACGGAAGAACCCTCGATTATCGCTGTATCAATATTCAGCCCGAGGTCATGTGCCAGTATGTACAGGAAATTACCGGACGGGATTACTTGCCCCGGTTTACTTCCCCTGTTCTATACCAAAGCGAACATGTTGCTTCCTTGCATGAACTGCATCAGATGATTTTGGAGGAGCAATCCGATTTCCACAGAGAAGAATTGTTGCTCTTCCTGTTGGAACAGCTGCTAAGAGAATATGCGGATGCTGAACCGCCCGTTTCTGCTCAGGACGTCACGATTGAGATCAGACGCATATGCGAGTACATAGAGTCTCATTATATGGAGTGCATTACGCTAAACCAATTGGCCGAGTTGACAGGCATGAGCAAATACCATCTGCTGCGTGTATTCACCCGCCAAAAAGGAATCTCCCCGTACCGCTACCTGGAAACGATTCGTATCAATCAGGCCAAAAAGCTGTTGGAGCAAGGGGAACTCCCGATCGAGGTAGCTGCGCAGACTGGTTTCAGTGACCAGAGTCACTTTACGAACTTTTTCAAAAAACTGATCGGCTTGACGCCAAAACAGTACCGACGCATTTTCAACCATGAAGCGGTTTCAAAGCGTGCAGCAGATCACATGTCATGA
- a CDS encoding zinc-dependent alcohol dehydrogenase, with amino-acid sequence MLALVYKSAWDVSLEERPVPEITRDNQVLVRIRATGVCGTDLGIVSGKYHAVPSVILGHESAGEVIAVGSAVTTLQPGDRVVIDPTYYCGQCDMCRTGRQNHCKHKSVTETGVSADGTFTDYYVTEDRFLYKLKDHVSYEEATLTEPLSCMLTGINQIHLLPNFRTIILGAGPIGILYSYALASKGVTGCLVDISEERLAIAGSIAPDRWDVHSSFENAIESLAPETNQVDMIVDTTGVVGTQVLSQLASGGYLMLVGLRDGNTSFNPKEVVDRSLKIIGSIDSLGTFATAHYMIEQQIIPAKKIITHSFPLEDYEEAFRTLGCDIQGRTLQASSHAIKVVLQSSGSSF; translated from the coding sequence ATGCTTGCACTAGTATACAAATCAGCTTGGGATGTATCATTAGAGGAGCGGCCTGTCCCGGAGATCACTAGAGATAATCAGGTGCTGGTTCGTATTCGGGCAACAGGCGTATGCGGTACCGACCTCGGTATCGTCAGCGGCAAATATCATGCGGTTCCTTCCGTCATTCTCGGTCATGAGTCTGCCGGGGAAGTCATTGCGGTGGGCTCTGCTGTAACAACACTGCAACCAGGTGACCGGGTTGTCATTGATCCTACCTACTACTGCGGACAATGTGACATGTGCAGAACAGGCAGACAAAATCACTGCAAACATAAGTCGGTTACGGAGACAGGTGTAAGTGCTGATGGAACATTCACAGATTATTATGTGACCGAGGATCGCTTTTTGTATAAATTGAAGGACCACGTGAGCTATGAGGAAGCGACCCTCACAGAACCGCTCAGCTGCATGCTTACAGGTATTAATCAGATCCATCTGCTGCCGAATTTCAGAACGATAATCCTCGGCGCAGGCCCGATTGGCATACTGTACAGTTATGCGCTCGCCTCCAAAGGCGTTACAGGCTGTCTGGTCGATATCTCCGAAGAACGCTTGGCCATTGCAGGTTCCATTGCACCCGATCGTTGGGACGTTCATTCCTCCTTCGAAAATGCAATAGAGTCGCTGGCACCTGAAACTAATCAAGTCGATATGATTGTGGATACGACGGGCGTCGTAGGTACCCAAGTACTTTCCCAACTCGCGAGCGGCGGATATCTGATGCTGGTGGGTCTGAGAGATGGAAACACATCTTTCAATCCAAAAGAAGTTGTGGACCGCAGTCTGAAGATTATTGGTTCCATCGATTCTCTGGGAACTTTCGCAACAGCACATTACATGATTGAACAGCAGATTATTCCGGCGAAAAAAATCATTACCCACTCCTTTCCGTTGGAGGACTATGAAGAGGCATTCCGCACGCTTGGCTGCGATATTCAGGGACGCACACTTCAGGCTTCCTCCCATGCTATTAAAGTCGTGCTGCAATCCAGCGGTTCCAGTTTCTAA
- a CDS encoding YjfB family protein, whose amino-acid sequence MDIAALSMAMSQASVVQTASLQVMSMSKDMAEQQGQQLTEMLKSVPAPHPNLGASLDISV is encoded by the coding sequence ATGGATATTGCAGCATTATCAATGGCCATGAGCCAGGCTTCTGTAGTACAAACGGCGAGCTTGCAGGTGATGTCTATGTCGAAAGACATGGCAGAGCAGCAAGGTCAGCAACTAACAGAAATGTTAAAGTCGGTTCCGGCTCCTCATCCCAATCTGGGTGCAAGTCTGGATATTTCGGTCTAG
- a CDS encoding HAD family hydrolase has translation MVANKEFGRLGAANDDLIQAVIFDMDGVLIDSEPIYFEIERSSFAHFGAVMTEAEHHTYVGVTLESMWRQVLDKHQLTATIEEALAYHQHNVMQTMLAHPNLTAMPSVERWLSWLQEQHIPIAVASSSPRALIDLIMDKTGLGKYFEVRMTGEEVANGKPAPDIFLTTAEMIGASPSNCLVIEDSRNGVQAAKSAGMRCIGYHNPGSGDQDLSKADLQISSYDELWTLKDTLPLEGRSPSLSKLR, from the coding sequence ATGGTAGCAAACAAGGAGTTTGGAAGGCTGGGAGCGGCTAATGATGACCTCATTCAAGCGGTCATATTTGACATGGATGGCGTACTGATTGACAGCGAACCGATTTATTTCGAGATTGAGCGCAGCTCTTTTGCCCATTTTGGCGCAGTGATGACGGAAGCGGAACATCACACCTATGTTGGAGTTACGCTGGAATCCATGTGGCGGCAAGTGTTGGACAAGCACCAATTAACGGCTACCATAGAAGAAGCTCTCGCCTACCATCAGCATAATGTGATGCAGACGATGCTGGCTCACCCGAACCTGACAGCCATGCCTTCCGTGGAACGCTGGTTAAGCTGGCTGCAAGAGCAGCACATTCCAATTGCAGTGGCTTCTTCATCTCCACGTGCACTGATCGATCTGATCATGGACAAGACGGGACTTGGAAAATACTTTGAGGTCCGAATGACAGGCGAGGAAGTTGCAAATGGCAAACCGGCTCCGGATATTTTCCTGACTACAGCTGAAATGATTGGAGCATCTCCTTCAAACTGTCTTGTAATTGAAGATTCGCGCAATGGTGTTCAGGCCGCCAAGAGTGCAGGCATGCGCTGCATCGGATACCATAATCCGGGATCAGGTGACCAGGACTTGTCCAAAGCCGATCTTCAGATTTCCAGTTACGATGAGTTATGGACGCTGAAAGATACACTACCGCTGGAAGGCAGATCGCCAAGCTTGTCAAAGTTGCGCTGA
- a CDS encoding DMT family transporter, with protein MTSQNKTSTGHLLALLTILIWGTTFISTKVLLIDFTPVEILFFRFLIGYVVLFLIYPRSLRVTSFREEMLFIAAGLCGVTLYFLIENMALVYTLASNAGVIVSIAPFFTAVLAHFFLDGERLHKRFIVGFGIALTGIILIGLNGSFILRLNPLGDLLACVAPAVWAIYSVLMRKIGELSYHTIGATRKVFFYGLMFMLPALFLFEFHLDLGRFSNLANLSNFLFLGLGASALCFVTWNRAVSILGAVKTSVYIYLVPVITVIASALILQEQITWITLLGAWLTLVGSFISERKVQSRASSSILLINPFNKKRH; from the coding sequence ATGACAAGTCAGAACAAAACCTCCACTGGGCATTTGCTGGCCTTACTTACGATTTTGATCTGGGGAACGACGTTTATTTCCACCAAAGTACTGCTAATTGACTTCACCCCGGTAGAAATTCTCTTTTTCCGCTTCCTGATTGGCTATGTGGTCCTCTTCCTGATCTATCCGCGTTCATTGCGGGTTACTTCGTTCAGAGAAGAAATGCTGTTTATTGCAGCAGGGTTGTGTGGAGTCACATTATATTTTCTCATTGAAAATATGGCACTGGTATACACCCTCGCTTCCAATGCAGGCGTCATTGTCTCGATTGCTCCCTTCTTCACTGCCGTACTTGCGCATTTCTTTCTGGATGGAGAGAGATTACACAAGAGGTTTATCGTTGGCTTCGGCATTGCCTTGACGGGTATCATCCTGATCGGACTGAACGGCAGTTTCATTCTGCGACTGAATCCGTTGGGAGATCTTCTCGCATGTGTAGCACCTGCCGTATGGGCTATTTATTCGGTACTCATGCGCAAAATAGGCGAGCTTTCCTATCACACCATTGGAGCTACACGCAAAGTGTTTTTCTATGGTCTGATGTTCATGCTGCCAGCCTTATTCCTGTTCGAATTCCACCTCGATCTCGGGCGCTTCTCCAACCTGGCAAATCTCTCGAACTTTCTGTTCCTCGGACTGGGCGCCTCTGCCTTATGTTTTGTAACCTGGAACCGGGCAGTCAGTATTCTCGGAGCCGTCAAAACAAGTGTCTACATTTATCTGGTGCCTGTTATTACCGTCATTGCTTCTGCACTGATTCTACAGGAACAGATTACCTGGATAACACTACTCGGAGCTTGGTTAACGTTGGTTGGATCATTTATCTCAGAACGAAAAGTGCAAAGCAGAGCCTCCAGCAGCATATTGCTCATTAATCCTTTCAACAAAAAGAGGCATTAA
- a CDS encoding MFS transporter: MRRIFALSCGFYLLIGITSVVMGALLPVLLTHYERGYSDGGFLLFLQFLGFLVGVLVAPSMTARIGRKSMLLIALICIVAAYAVLGFLPSWTVVLLLTILVGFGSGIIEPSVGAFTIEFTENQKAVAMSKLDVFFALGALLIPAVAALFIWLDLWYLTFYTVSLISIVLMLLWVTMPESAATYLKQAGENTAAHPTGRAQYSKKHLGLLTIFVIFFFIYMGLELGLMNFLPSILVERLQLQESVASLSVSILWVAMIIGRLFSGKIAEAVNYMPFLIWSTVGTLLFAVAMVFVTGQWATYLLIFGTGLFMSGLFCIALVYANILIPGMTERTTSILIASGGIGGAVLQYVTGWSMSTWPVVNTIWILAGFCLILLFTLILSHLWNVRNSTVNRTLAHQGKEI; encoded by the coding sequence ATGAGAAGAATTTTCGCTTTAAGCTGTGGTTTTTATCTATTAATCGGTATAACCAGCGTGGTCATGGGGGCACTTTTACCCGTCTTGTTGACACACTATGAGCGCGGTTACAGTGATGGCGGGTTTTTGCTTTTTTTGCAGTTCCTCGGTTTTCTTGTCGGGGTGCTTGTCGCTCCTTCCATGACTGCCCGCATTGGCAGAAAATCCATGCTCTTGATTGCATTAATCTGCATTGTGGCTGCTTATGCCGTTCTGGGATTTTTGCCATCTTGGACTGTGGTTCTTCTACTAACGATCCTCGTAGGCTTCGGGTCAGGCATCATTGAACCCTCTGTAGGTGCGTTTACGATAGAATTCACCGAGAACCAAAAAGCGGTTGCGATGTCCAAACTTGATGTGTTCTTTGCCCTAGGCGCTCTTCTCATTCCGGCAGTCGCTGCCTTATTCATCTGGCTTGATCTGTGGTATCTCACCTTTTATACCGTATCCCTTATATCGATTGTTCTTATGTTACTGTGGGTCACCATGCCTGAATCTGCAGCAACTTATCTCAAACAAGCTGGTGAAAATACAGCTGCACATCCAACTGGCCGAGCCCAGTATTCCAAAAAACATCTCGGATTACTAACTATTTTTGTTATCTTTTTTTTCATCTACATGGGACTGGAACTTGGACTGATGAACTTCTTGCCTTCTATCCTCGTCGAACGCTTGCAACTTCAGGAATCCGTCGCCTCTCTCAGTGTATCGATCTTATGGGTGGCGATGATAATCGGTCGTCTTTTCTCTGGAAAAATTGCAGAAGCTGTCAACTATATGCCTTTCCTGATCTGGAGTACGGTAGGTACACTTCTATTCGCTGTTGCCATGGTATTCGTGACAGGCCAATGGGCCACGTACCTGTTGATCTTTGGAACCGGACTGTTCATGTCAGGTCTGTTCTGTATCGCCCTGGTCTATGCAAATATTCTGATTCCCGGCATGACTGAACGAACAACGAGCATTCTGATTGCATCCGGCGGTATTGGCGGTGCTGTCTTGCAGTACGTAACCGGATGGAGCATGAGCACTTGGCCTGTTGTCAACACGATCTGGATTTTGGCCGGATTTTGCCTGATTCTACTCTTCACGCTTATACTCTCTCATCTCTGGAATGTAAGGAATAGTACCGTAAACAGAACTCTCGCACACCAAGGTAAAGAGATTTAA
- a CDS encoding pseudouridine synthase: protein MRINKYISETGFCSRRETNRLIATGRITINGQVCEKGADVEPGDIVLIDGEEIPLNDSEPVYLALNKPIGIVCTAAEQVKGNIIQYVNYPSRIFAIGRLDKASEGLILLTNDGDIVNKMMRSEHNHEKEYVVTVDKPVTDKFMQAMSQGVEILDVVTKPCEVFKQSEEVFRIILTQGLNLQIRRMCKALGYRVLKLERIRIMNITLDRLERGEWRHLENQELEDLLSMLNEE from the coding sequence ATGCGTATTAACAAATACATAAGTGAAACGGGATTTTGCTCACGCCGGGAAACGAACCGTTTAATTGCAACCGGGCGTATTACGATCAATGGGCAAGTGTGTGAAAAAGGAGCGGATGTTGAACCAGGGGATATCGTGCTCATTGATGGTGAGGAAATTCCTCTGAATGATAGCGAGCCTGTTTACCTTGCCCTGAATAAACCAATTGGTATCGTCTGTACGGCAGCGGAACAGGTGAAGGGCAACATCATTCAGTATGTGAATTATCCCTCACGTATTTTTGCGATCGGCAGGTTGGATAAAGCGTCCGAAGGTTTGATTTTGCTTACCAACGATGGAGACATTGTGAACAAGATGATGCGTTCGGAGCACAACCATGAGAAGGAATATGTGGTCACCGTGGACAAACCTGTGACAGACAAATTCATGCAGGCCATGTCACAAGGCGTTGAAATTCTGGACGTGGTGACCAAGCCCTGTGAGGTTTTCAAGCAAAGCGAAGAGGTATTCCGTATTATTCTGACTCAGGGTTTGAATCTGCAAATCCGCAGAATGTGCAAAGCCTTGGGATACAGAGTGCTGAAGCTGGAGCGTATTCGGATTATGAATATTACGTTGGATCGCCTGGAACGTGGGGAGTGGAGACATCTGGAGAATCAGGAACTGGAGGACCTTCTGTCCATGTTGAACGAGGAATAA
- a CDS encoding aspartate aminotransferase family protein encodes MQTLTKNRFRTGKGIKLIDDSGVEYLDGVSGTFNLSLGYNHPHVVSKIQEQVGNLTHMSSSFTEPYVDEVLDHLIEYAPNDINAGWMRDITGSTANECATKIAQKYTQSTDIISLYLSHHGQTQFATGISGNAFRRKRFPNSAVANSVHVPAPYCYRCPFKSSSGDCGYQCVEAISDAIEYASSGSVACMIIEPILGNGGNIIPPAGYFKRLRKLCDEYNMILIADEVQTGIGRTGYMFASELFDIQPDMITLAKGLGGIGVPVAAVLMQSRLNVLEKHEHSFTSGSNLISVTAAKSTLEVVSEPGFLDDVKRKGEILGGLLNDLAMKYPSIGEARGVGLMWGLEMVGDNNEPDTDKTNAIIDRAFTDEHLILRGSRYGFGNVVKVRPSLTTTEDELVEIVERLDSVLASIH; translated from the coding sequence ATGCAAACTTTAACCAAAAACCGTTTCAGAACCGGAAAAGGGATTAAGTTGATTGACGATTCAGGCGTTGAATATCTGGATGGTGTATCCGGAACGTTCAATCTGTCACTGGGCTACAATCACCCGCATGTCGTAAGCAAAATTCAGGAACAAGTCGGCAATCTGACGCATATGTCTTCCTCCTTCACTGAACCTTATGTGGATGAAGTACTCGATCATCTGATTGAATACGCACCAAACGATATCAACGCCGGATGGATGCGGGATATCACAGGTTCAACTGCAAACGAATGTGCGACTAAAATTGCTCAGAAATATACCCAGTCCACAGACATTATTAGCCTGTACCTTTCCCACCATGGTCAGACCCAGTTTGCGACCGGTATTTCGGGAAATGCCTTCCGGCGGAAACGGTTTCCAAATTCGGCGGTTGCCAATTCTGTTCATGTACCTGCACCATACTGCTATCGGTGCCCATTCAAATCTTCAAGCGGAGACTGCGGATATCAATGTGTTGAAGCAATCTCCGATGCTATAGAATATGCAAGCTCTGGCTCAGTCGCCTGCATGATCATTGAACCGATCCTCGGCAATGGCGGCAATATCATTCCTCCTGCTGGATATTTCAAACGCCTGCGTAAACTGTGTGATGAATACAACATGATTCTGATTGCCGACGAAGTACAGACGGGAATAGGACGTACCGGGTACATGTTCGCCAGCGAACTGTTCGATATCCAGCCTGACATGATTACCCTGGCCAAAGGTCTCGGCGGAATCGGCGTGCCTGTTGCTGCGGTATTGATGCAATCCCGGCTGAACGTACTGGAAAAGCATGAACACTCTTTCACTTCTGGAAGCAATCTGATCTCTGTTACGGCTGCCAAATCAACCTTGGAGGTTGTATCCGAACCCGGATTTCTGGATGACGTAAAACGTAAAGGCGAAATTCTCGGCGGGTTGCTGAACGATCTCGCAATGAAGTACCCGAGTATTGGCGAGGCTCGCGGAGTCGGTCTGATGTGGGGATTGGAAATGGTTGGAGACAACAATGAACCGGATACAGATAAAACCAATGCCATTATCGACCGTGCCTTTACGGATGAGCACCTGATTTTAAGAGGTTCACGTTATGGCTTCGGCAATGTGGTCAAAGTCAGACCTTCCCTCACCACAACCGAAGATGAACTCGTTGAGATTGTAGAACGGTTGGACTCCGTGCTTGCCAGCATTCATTAA